One region of Catenulispora sp. EB89 genomic DNA includes:
- a CDS encoding LamG-like jellyroll fold domain-containing protein produces the protein MSQWVNLEPLSAAVEPGDSTVVDLRIRNTGDIVEEYRVEVVGDPAMWCAVEPSTIRLYPGTTGEVSLTFAPPRASESAAGPQPYGVRVTPLEDPEGVAVPEGILTVASFVDVRAELVPPTVRGWRRARPRLVVSNYGNALATASVAVTGPGNRVDVDIRTPSLQIQPGRAHFSVLRLRPERLLWFGQKVTHPFTTTLQVSGRQPVTAAGTYNQTALLPRWLGGLFGALTALVVLFAGLWLAVRPSVSTDATAQVAMAGAPAVTVAAPSTPAPSSSSQQPPPSSSAPAAPASSSAPPAKSSAPAAATSASKPAAKPTSAPPPVVAPTPIGNWILNQTVGNTAIDSMTVHNGTASNGWWAGGSCLFNGTNSQIVTNGPVLDTGPGGSFTVTADVYLNSTDSNVEETMVSQDGTQNSGFYLQYMGNGPGNPPGVWGFARVGSDTANPTAVRAYSTGKAAAGVWTRLAGVFDAGSKQMQLYVNGQLQQTVTDPTPYATTGPLAMGRAQYDGNATDWFKGALSNVEVFNQVLSAAQINALQVAH, from the coding sequence GTGAGCCAGTGGGTCAACCTGGAACCGCTGTCTGCCGCGGTCGAACCCGGGGACAGCACCGTCGTAGACCTCCGTATCCGGAACACCGGGGACATCGTCGAGGAATACCGCGTCGAGGTGGTCGGGGACCCGGCCATGTGGTGCGCGGTCGAGCCCTCGACGATCCGGCTGTACCCGGGGACGACAGGCGAGGTGAGCCTGACGTTCGCGCCGCCGCGGGCCTCGGAGTCGGCGGCGGGGCCGCAGCCGTACGGGGTCCGCGTGACGCCGCTGGAGGATCCCGAGGGCGTCGCGGTGCCGGAGGGGATCCTGACCGTGGCGTCGTTCGTCGACGTCCGGGCCGAGCTGGTGCCGCCGACGGTGCGGGGCTGGCGGCGGGCCAGGCCCCGGCTCGTGGTGTCGAACTACGGCAACGCGCTGGCCACGGCTTCGGTCGCGGTCACCGGCCCGGGCAACCGGGTCGACGTCGACATCCGGACGCCGAGCCTGCAGATCCAGCCCGGCCGCGCGCATTTCAGTGTCCTGCGGCTGCGCCCCGAGCGCCTGCTGTGGTTCGGCCAGAAGGTCACCCACCCGTTCACCACGACGTTGCAGGTCTCCGGCCGCCAGCCGGTCACCGCCGCCGGCACGTACAACCAGACGGCGCTGCTCCCCCGCTGGCTCGGCGGGCTCTTCGGGGCGCTGACCGCGCTGGTGGTGCTGTTCGCCGGGCTCTGGCTGGCGGTGCGCCCCTCGGTGTCGACGGACGCCACCGCGCAGGTCGCCATGGCCGGCGCGCCGGCGGTCACCGTCGCGGCGCCGAGCACGCCGGCGCCGTCGTCCTCGTCGCAGCAGCCGCCGCCGAGTTCGTCGGCCCCGGCCGCGCCCGCGAGCTCGTCGGCGCCGCCCGCGAAGTCCTCGGCTCCCGCCGCGGCGACCTCCGCGTCCAAGCCCGCGGCCAAACCGACCTCGGCCCCGCCGCCGGTCGTCGCGCCGACGCCGATCGGCAACTGGATCCTGAACCAGACCGTGGGCAACACCGCGATCGACTCCATGACCGTGCACAACGGCACGGCCTCGAACGGCTGGTGGGCCGGCGGCTCATGCCTGTTCAACGGCACGAACAGCCAGATCGTCACCAACGGCCCGGTCCTGGACACCGGCCCCGGCGGCAGCTTCACCGTGACCGCCGACGTGTATCTGAACTCGACCGACTCCAACGTCGAAGAGACGATGGTGAGCCAGGACGGCACCCAGAACAGCGGCTTCTACCTCCAGTACATGGGCAACGGCCCGGGCAACCCGCCCGGCGTCTGGGGCTTCGCGCGAGTGGGCAGCGACACCGCGAATCCGACCGCGGTCCGCGCCTACTCGACCGGCAAGGCCGCGGCCGGCGTCTGGACCCGGCTCGCAGGGGTCTTCGACGCGGGCAGCAAGCAGATGCAGCTGTATGTGAACGGCCAGCTCCAGCAGACGGTCACCGACCCGACCCCGTACGCGACCACCGGCCCGCTGGCCATGGGGCGTGCCCAGTACGACGGCAACGCGACCGACTGGTTCAAGGGCGCGCTGTCGAACGTCGAGGTGTTCAACCAGGTGCTGAGTGCGGCGCAGATCAACGCGCTCCAGGTGGCTCACTGA
- a CDS encoding CGNR zinc finger domain-containing protein, whose translation MEPMAYAERAVTLVNTYDPSTGTDRLVSEDDVLRLFPATWTASRTAARDGLQGLLEARPRLRHVFEQASTGHPRRAVQALNRLLSDFPVSMSISGHDTEDWHMHLADDDAGPARTYVTGAAFGLASTVAERGIERLGLCCAAPCRFVFVDTSTNASRRYCSDRCATRANVAAYRARVRASVANDDL comes from the coding sequence ATGGAACCGATGGCCTACGCCGAGCGGGCCGTGACGCTGGTCAACACCTACGACCCGAGCACCGGAACCGATCGGCTGGTATCAGAGGACGACGTCCTGCGCCTGTTCCCGGCGACCTGGACCGCGTCCCGCACCGCAGCCCGCGACGGCCTCCAGGGACTCCTCGAAGCCCGGCCGCGCCTGCGGCACGTCTTCGAGCAGGCCTCGACCGGACATCCGCGCCGCGCCGTGCAGGCGCTGAACCGGCTGCTGTCCGACTTCCCGGTGTCGATGTCGATCAGCGGCCACGACACCGAAGACTGGCACATGCACCTGGCCGACGACGACGCGGGGCCGGCGCGCACCTACGTCACCGGCGCCGCGTTCGGCCTGGCGTCCACCGTCGCCGAACGCGGGATCGAGCGGCTGGGGCTGTGCTGCGCCGCGCCCTGCCGCTTCGTGTTCGTGGACACCTCCACCAACGCCTCACGGCGCTACTGCTCGGACCGGTGTGCGACGCGGGCGAACGTCGCGGCGTACCGGGCGCGGGTCAGGGCTTCGGTGGCGAACGACGATCTCTGA
- a CDS encoding glutamate ABC transporter substrate-binding protein has protein sequence MRTPLRLSLAAMVMSLTLGVAACGSGSSATPTTSPGATATAAAAATATAAGAPADVPIPDGVMTLPESPAPPLTGCDASLRPTGPLPAAGAMPAGSTMAKIQQRGYLIAGVDEDSYLFGYRNPSADPSAPPLVGFDIDFVQQVATAIFGAPGHVRYKVLTKAERLTALQQGSVDLLADILTVDCQRAQQADFSADYFDAGQRVLVNQASTVQSIADLAGKKVCAAAGTTSIQTLADPKYRVVPVSAVNWADCLVMLQQGQVDAISTTDLILLGIQSQDPYTKIVGPRFTYERHGLGFPKGKGDFIRFVNAVLEQMKANGTWTAIYTHWIGDRLGPVPAPPPAVYQ, from the coding sequence ATGAGGACTCCGTTGCGGCTTTCGCTCGCCGCCATGGTGATGAGCCTGACGCTCGGCGTCGCGGCTTGCGGGTCGGGGTCATCGGCGACGCCGACGACATCACCCGGTGCGACCGCCACCGCTGCCGCTGCCGCCACCGCCACCGCCGCCGGCGCACCAGCCGACGTCCCGATCCCCGACGGCGTCATGACCCTGCCCGAAAGCCCGGCGCCGCCCCTGACCGGCTGCGACGCCTCCCTGCGCCCGACCGGCCCACTCCCCGCCGCGGGCGCCATGCCGGCCGGCTCCACGATGGCGAAGATCCAGCAGCGCGGCTACCTGATCGCCGGCGTCGACGAGGACAGCTACCTGTTCGGCTACCGCAACCCCTCCGCCGACCCCTCGGCCCCGCCGCTGGTGGGCTTCGACATCGACTTCGTCCAGCAGGTCGCCACGGCGATCTTCGGCGCACCGGGCCACGTGCGCTACAAGGTGCTGACCAAGGCCGAGCGGCTGACGGCGCTGCAACAGGGCTCGGTCGACCTCCTCGCCGACATCCTGACCGTCGACTGCCAGCGCGCGCAGCAGGCCGACTTCAGCGCCGACTACTTCGACGCCGGCCAGCGCGTCCTGGTGAATCAGGCCTCGACGGTCCAGAGCATCGCCGACCTCGCCGGCAAGAAGGTCTGCGCGGCGGCCGGCACCACCTCGATCCAGACCCTCGCCGACCCGAAGTACCGGGTGGTCCCGGTCAGCGCGGTCAACTGGGCCGACTGCCTGGTGATGCTCCAGCAGGGCCAGGTCGACGCGATCTCCACCACCGACCTGATCCTCCTCGGCATCCAGTCCCAGGACCCGTACACGAAGATCGTCGGCCCCCGCTTCACCTACGAACGCCACGGCCTGGGCTTCCCGAAGGGCAAGGGCGACTTCATCCGCTTCGTCAACGCCGTGCTCGAACAGATGAAGGCCAACGGCACCTGGACCGCGATCTACACCCACTGGATCGGCGACCGGCTCGGGCCGGTGCCCGCGCCGCCTCCGGCCGTGTATCAGTGA
- a CDS encoding allophanate hydrolase subunit 1 has translation MRFLSAGDRALLVELDLAAEAAPEPARLYRALMRDKPAGALEFVPAARTVLVRFDPALTSSALLAARIGEVARAMEDEAAESGDAGDADVLEIPVRYDGEDLDDIARLAGLSVAEVVARHCAPVYTVAFCGFAPGFGYLTGLDDALWLPRRAVPRTRVPAGSVAVADRYAAVYPQASPGGWNLLGRTDVAVWDAARQPPAMFVPGVRVRFVAASGLPR, from the coding sequence ATGCGCTTTCTGAGTGCGGGGGACCGGGCGCTGTTGGTCGAGCTCGACCTGGCGGCTGAGGCGGCGCCCGAGCCCGCTCGCCTGTATCGGGCCCTGATGCGCGACAAGCCGGCCGGTGCGCTGGAGTTCGTTCCGGCCGCGCGGACCGTGCTGGTCCGTTTCGATCCCGCGCTCACCTCGTCGGCGTTGCTCGCTGCCCGGATCGGGGAGGTCGCGCGAGCGATGGAGGACGAGGCAGCCGAGTCCGGGGACGCGGGGGACGCCGACGTTCTGGAGATCCCGGTGCGCTACGACGGCGAGGATCTGGACGACATCGCGCGGTTGGCGGGGCTGAGTGTCGCAGAGGTCGTTGCCCGGCACTGCGCGCCGGTTTACACCGTTGCGTTCTGCGGGTTCGCGCCGGGGTTCGGGTATTTGACCGGTCTGGACGACGCGTTGTGGTTGCCGCGGCGCGCGGTGCCGCGGACGCGGGTGCCGGCCGGTTCGGTCGCCGTCGCCGACCGCTACGCGGCCGTCTACCCGCAGGCGTCGCCCGGCGGCTGGAACCTGTTGGGGCGTACGGATGTCGCGGTGTGGGATGCGGCGCGCCAGCCTCCTGCGATGTTCGTTCCCGGGGTCAGGGTGCGGTTCGTCGCGGCGTCGGGGCTGCCTCGATGA
- a CDS encoding GntR family transcriptional regulator — protein MTATAFSDLANDRHLLGRSSTADLVAGILRGRIAEGQLPPGTRLAEEAIGTALAVSRNTLREAFRLLTRERLLVHELNRGVFVRTLTAEDVTEIYRVRRVVECAAVRRPVGDPAEALTRARQAVADGEQAAREGRWDAVGTANIRFHKALASLAGSERVDEFMDGILAELRLVFHVMANPRVFHEPYLSGNRALVTLLDAGDFEAAERSLATYLDEAEAELVGAYAGVLERDERR, from the coding sequence ATGACAGCGACGGCCTTCTCCGATCTGGCCAACGACCGGCATCTGCTCGGGCGCAGCAGCACCGCGGACCTGGTGGCCGGCATCCTGCGCGGCCGCATCGCCGAGGGGCAGCTGCCGCCGGGGACGCGGCTGGCCGAGGAGGCGATCGGCACGGCGCTGGCGGTGTCGCGCAACACGCTGCGCGAGGCCTTCCGCCTGCTCACGCGGGAACGGCTGCTGGTCCACGAACTCAACCGCGGCGTCTTCGTCCGCACCCTGACCGCCGAGGACGTCACCGAGATCTACCGCGTCCGCCGCGTCGTGGAGTGCGCGGCCGTCCGCCGCCCCGTCGGCGACCCCGCCGAGGCCCTGACCCGCGCCCGCCAGGCGGTCGCCGACGGCGAACAGGCGGCGCGCGAGGGCCGCTGGGACGCGGTCGGCACCGCGAACATCCGCTTCCACAAGGCACTGGCGTCCCTGGCGGGCAGCGAGCGAGTGGACGAGTTCATGGACGGCATCCTCGCCGAGCTCCGCCTGGTCTTCCACGTGATGGCGAACCCCCGCGTCTTCCACGAGCCCTACCTCTCCGGCAACCGCGCCCTGGTGACCCTCCTGGACGCCGGCGACTTCGAAGCGGCCGAACGCAGCCTGGCGACGTACCTCGACGAGGCCGAGGCCGAGCTGGTCGGCGCCTACGCGGGAGTGCTGGAGCGGGACGAGCGGAGGTAG
- a CDS encoding MFS transporter has product MTALPTATPTASDTEDGPFAWYRSLPVPGRRAFVGAFGGYALDAYDFQVLPLSLTAIAAYFHLNKGQSGLLTTVTLVVSAVGGILAGLLIDRIGRTRTLMITVGTYALFTALCGFASNYPMLLTFRALQGLGFGGEWAAGAVLVAEYASARYRGRTVAFVQASWAVGWAAAVVVTTLSLDHLSHGLSWRVVFWTGALPGLTLLYIRRHVVDAPADSNGGSGDSGENSDNGDSGDSATTEPAPRAPFWRIFEGRTGRITLFATLMSTGVQGGYYTIATWLPTYLKTERHLTIVGTGSYLSLLIGGAFLGYLCGGYLTDLIGRRKAIGLFGVLSGAILYSYIHIPTSANHVLLILGFPLGFCFSAIFSGFGAYLAELYPRTIRGTGQSFTYNVGRAVGAFFPTAVGFAAGSGGLGGALVYGTLGYALAVVALVGLPETQGSDLA; this is encoded by the coding sequence ATGACCGCACTTCCCACCGCAACGCCCACCGCCTCCGACACCGAGGACGGCCCCTTCGCCTGGTACCGGTCCCTGCCGGTCCCCGGCCGCCGCGCCTTCGTCGGCGCGTTCGGCGGCTACGCCCTGGACGCCTACGACTTCCAGGTCCTGCCGCTGAGCCTGACCGCGATCGCCGCCTACTTCCACCTGAACAAGGGCCAGTCCGGCCTGCTGACCACCGTGACCCTCGTGGTCTCCGCGGTCGGCGGCATCCTGGCCGGGCTGCTGATCGACCGCATCGGCCGTACTCGAACCCTGATGATCACCGTCGGGACGTACGCGCTGTTCACCGCCCTGTGCGGATTCGCCTCGAACTATCCGATGCTGCTCACCTTCCGGGCCCTGCAAGGGCTCGGATTCGGAGGGGAGTGGGCAGCCGGAGCCGTCCTGGTGGCCGAATACGCCTCGGCCCGGTACCGGGGCCGCACGGTCGCCTTCGTCCAGGCCTCCTGGGCGGTCGGCTGGGCCGCCGCCGTGGTCGTCACCACGCTCTCGCTCGACCACCTGAGCCACGGCCTGTCCTGGCGCGTCGTGTTCTGGACCGGCGCGCTGCCCGGCCTGACGCTGCTCTACATCCGCCGGCACGTGGTCGACGCGCCGGCGGACTCGAACGGCGGCAGCGGCGACAGCGGCGAGAACAGTGACAACGGCGACAGCGGCGACAGCGCCACCACCGAGCCCGCGCCGCGTGCACCGTTCTGGCGCATCTTCGAGGGCCGCACCGGCCGCATCACCCTGTTCGCCACGCTCATGTCGACCGGCGTGCAAGGTGGCTACTACACCATCGCAACCTGGTTGCCCACCTACCTCAAGACCGAGCGCCACCTGACGATCGTCGGCACCGGCTCCTATCTCAGCCTGCTGATCGGCGGCGCCTTCCTCGGCTACCTGTGCGGCGGCTACCTGACCGACCTGATCGGGCGCCGCAAGGCCATCGGCCTGTTCGGCGTGCTCAGCGGCGCCATCCTCTACAGCTACATCCACATCCCGACGAGCGCGAACCACGTGCTGCTGATCCTCGGCTTCCCGCTCGGGTTCTGCTTCTCGGCCATCTTCAGCGGCTTCGGCGCCTACCTCGCCGAGCTGTACCCGCGCACGATCCGTGGCACGGGACAGAGCTTCACGTACAACGTCGGCCGTGCGGTCGGCGCGTTCTTCCCGACCGCCGTGGGGTTCGCCGCCGGGAGCGGGGGTCTCGGCGGCGCCCTGGTCTACGGCACGCTCGGGTACGCGCTGGCGGTGGTGGCGCTGGTCGGGCTGCCCGAGACACAGGGTTCGGATCTCGCCTGA
- a CDS encoding biotin-dependent carboxyltransferase family protein, whose translation MTRSELVILAPGPLTTVQDLGRPGLAALGVGASGAADRGSLRLANRLVGNVEGAAALELTLGGLQVRIEGAGGGAGAGAAIVALTGAPCPVTVGGRAVGMNGPVAVRSGEVIVVGVPAEGVRTYLAVRGGVAVPEVLGARSTDTLSGLGPEPVRAGSVLPIGSETTGFPVVDQAPVRGHAGDAVLRVVPGPRADWFDPEALRTLGAEPYLVTAESNRIGVRLDGPELRRTEVAELPPEGMVRGALQVPPSGRPVLLLADHPVTGGYPVIGVVADADVDRAGQLRPGDRVRFRVR comes from the coding sequence ATGACCCGGTCCGAGCTGGTGATCCTCGCACCCGGCCCGCTCACCACGGTTCAGGACCTCGGGCGTCCCGGGCTGGCGGCGCTCGGCGTCGGTGCGTCGGGGGCTGCTGATCGCGGGAGTTTGCGGCTCGCCAACCGGCTTGTCGGCAACGTTGAGGGGGCCGCAGCCCTCGAACTCACTCTTGGTGGCTTACAGGTCCGGATCGAGGGTGCCGGTGGCGGTGCCGGCGCCGGTGCTGCCATCGTCGCGCTGACCGGGGCGCCGTGTCCGGTGACCGTCGGCGGGCGAGCGGTCGGGATGAACGGGCCTGTCGCGGTGCGGTCCGGCGAGGTGATCGTCGTCGGCGTGCCGGCTGAGGGCGTGCGGACGTATCTCGCTGTGCGCGGCGGCGTGGCGGTTCCGGAGGTGCTGGGGGCTCGTAGCACCGACACGCTCAGCGGGCTCGGGCCGGAGCCGGTCCGTGCCGGGTCGGTGCTGCCGATCGGGAGCGAGACGACGGGTTTCCCGGTGGTGGATCAGGCGCCTGTGCGCGGGCACGCGGGGGACGCCGTGCTGCGTGTCGTGCCCGGTCCGCGTGCCGACTGGTTCGATCCGGAGGCGCTGCGGACGCTCGGCGCCGAACCGTACCTGGTCACCGCCGAGAGCAACCGGATCGGCGTGCGGCTCGACGGGCCGGAACTGCGGCGTACCGAGGTCGCGGAGCTGCCGCCGGAGGGCATGGTGCGCGGCGCGTTGCAGGTGCCGCCGTCGGGCCGGCCGGTGCTGCTGCTCGCCGATCACCCGGTGACCGGCGGGTATCCGGTGATCGGCGTCGTGGCCGACGCGGACGTCGATCGGGCCGGGCAACTGCGGCCCGGTGATCGGGTACGGTTCCGGGTGCGGTGA
- a CDS encoding winged helix-turn-helix transcriptional regulator produces MVTTSAESVLVGSPYHADCPTRHILDRVGDRWTVLIVGALWDDGVRFAELRRRIVGISQKMLTQTLRGLERDGIVLRTVHPGNPAPVEYSLTEAGRALREPLRALEDWAVKHLEYVTASQETYDSAA; encoded by the coding sequence GTGGTAACCACCTCGGCCGAGTCGGTGCTCGTCGGCAGCCCGTATCACGCGGACTGCCCGACCCGGCACATCCTGGACCGCGTCGGCGACCGCTGGACGGTGCTCATCGTCGGCGCCCTGTGGGACGACGGCGTCCGCTTCGCGGAGCTGCGCCGGCGCATCGTCGGCATCTCGCAGAAGATGCTCACCCAGACGCTGCGCGGGCTCGAACGGGACGGGATCGTGCTGCGCACCGTCCACCCCGGAAACCCGGCCCCCGTCGAGTACTCGCTCACCGAGGCCGGCCGCGCCCTGCGCGAGCCGCTGCGGGCGCTGGAGGATTGGGCGGTCAAGCATCTCGAGTACGTGACGGCGTCGCAGGAGACTTACGACTCGGCGGCCTGA
- a CDS encoding putative hydro-lyase: protein MTSTPLTALPPPVLAAASPADWRAAFRAGDRRPTSGLAAGHTQANLVCLPRDCAFDLLLFAQRNPKPCPLLEVTEPGSWRSVLAPGADLRTDLPGYRVWQNGLLVATPREVVDLWRNDLVSFLIGCSFSFETLLSEAGIPLRHVEQDVTVPMYVTNRECVPAGRFSGPLVVSMRPIPAASVAAATAITALMPAVHGAPVHVGAPEELGIADLGKPDFGKPVEFADGDVPVFWACGVTSQTAVMRAAPSFAITHEPGHMFLTDARDLEYRIA from the coding sequence ATGACGTCCACGCCACTCACCGCACTCCCGCCACCCGTGCTCGCCGCCGCGTCGCCCGCAGACTGGCGCGCCGCCTTCCGCGCCGGGGACCGGCGCCCGACCAGCGGGCTCGCGGCCGGGCACACGCAGGCGAACCTCGTGTGCCTGCCGCGCGACTGCGCGTTCGATCTGCTGCTGTTCGCGCAGCGCAATCCCAAGCCCTGTCCGCTGCTGGAGGTCACCGAGCCCGGCTCGTGGCGTTCGGTGCTCGCGCCCGGCGCCGACCTGCGGACCGACCTTCCCGGCTACCGGGTCTGGCAGAACGGGCTGCTGGTCGCGACCCCGCGCGAGGTCGTCGACCTGTGGCGCAACGACCTCGTCAGCTTCCTGATCGGGTGCAGTTTCAGTTTCGAGACCCTGTTGTCCGAGGCGGGGATTCCGTTGCGGCACGTAGAGCAGGACGTCACCGTCCCGATGTACGTCACGAACCGCGAGTGCGTGCCCGCCGGCCGCTTCAGCGGGCCGCTGGTCGTGTCGATGCGGCCGATCCCCGCGGCCTCGGTCGCCGCCGCTACCGCCATCACTGCGCTGATGCCTGCGGTGCACGGTGCCCCGGTGCACGTCGGCGCGCCCGAGGAGCTGGGCATCGCCGATCTGGGCAAGCCGGACTTCGGCAAGCCGGTGGAGTTCGCCGACGGCGACGTCCCGGTGTTCTGGGCCTGCGGCGTGACGTCGCAGACCGCTGTCATGCGGGCCGCCCCGTCGTTCGCGATCACGCACGAGCCCGGCCACATGTTCCTCACCGACGCCCGCGACCTGGAGTACCGGATCGCTTGA